The sequence aaacattttgcaaATTCAAGGCCTGCCTTTCACAGAACATTGCAAAACAATTTTACTGACAGTGAGAGTCTCTGTATTATGCACAAAGAGTACTCAAGGATAGAAAAGGGTGAATCAGGATGGCTTGACCTGTGCTGGAATTTTAGCTTGGTGGCGAGTCTTGTATGGGTGTTCAGATATCTCTTGCAATTTTTACCTGCTGCTGATCCTTTAAAGCTCATTTGCATACTGGATAGCAAAGTTTCGATCGAATGGAATAAAACAGTACTGCTATGAATAGAGTTCTTTCCAGGAATAGGATAATAAGCAGAAAGAcattatttcttgtttattaTCAGCCAAGTACTTTGTTTCCAAACTTTGCATGAGGCCAATTATGTATCACTACAATAAGAAAATCCCTGGTTTCTATCCCAGATTTTTCCCTTTTCCCATCAGAACTCTGAAGTGTATAGATTACATTCTTCGCTTATCACTCCCCATGATTTGAATATAACTAAGTTGTGCCAGAAACCCATGTAAGATTTGCCAGATTCTGCGATTCACATGTACAAACACATTTATGCTAAGGTAGGCATGGAAAACCCACAATCTTGAAGCGAAACACGAGCAGCAGAATAAGGCTTCAGCAGGGATGTTTTCCGGGCCCAGTCACTTGAAAATTGAAACATAGCATCAAAGACAGGTAGAAGGATAtcaatttgttattaatattggAATTCCAATCAATTCTcagattttaaaatacaaagagCAACACTACAGCTCTTTACACCAGTGGTTTACCTTTCAACAAGCTACACAAGAGTATCCTGCAAAACTGTCTAAGACTTCCTCTTTGTTGGCTGTAAATTATACAGAAGAGCTTCAGATCTGTAGCGATGGCAGCAGACAGCCAACACCGATGCTTATCGTACAACAGTGCAACCAACTGAGGGCATTCTTTTTGAAACTTGCCCTGGCTTGGTTGCTGCAAAATAATTTCCTGATTCATACAGGATCTGCAGCAGGAGAGTTCAGACATCTGGATGCTCAACCCACAATTTCCATCTTTCAGGGGCCGAGCTTCAACAGAAGGGGAGACATCTGGTTCATCCTGGCAACAGGAAACAGAACTGGGTGCATCAACAACTTCCAATTTAAACAATTGTCAATGCCTTGGAACCAGGACAGCCTGACCCAATTATAGCTTTGGGATAACAAATCTTCACAGGTATGATTCAATCCTCGAACGAATGCATGCATATTTTCTCCAGCAGCAATGGCCAATCTTCACCAAGTTGCTGTGGATTTAGCTCCATGGCAACTTTGAAATCAAGCATGGATATTGAACTATGCTGTCTCTGTTCCTGCGTACCCTCTACAGGACCACTGCTACTCTGCATATGCATGTGATTACTCGCCCACATGCGATTGATAACCTTCTGTGCCTGCTGCTTGTGAACAGGGTGCTTTCTTGGATCATGCAGAGACCGTGCTCCTACTAACTCAACACATGACTTGATCAACCTCTTCAAGTACAAATCTAACATATTATTCAACCTGTTTGCACATTCCATAGTAACCCCTCCAAGGCCTTGTGCAGCTGCAATCTGTTCCATGCGTTTCCTCAGCATCTCTGAATCAGACAATTCACCACTGTCATAATAGCGAACAAAATCACCACTACTTGCAACTGGCATAGTTTTGCGGGCCCCGCCCGCACTAGCTGAACAAAATGGAATCCCTAATGGTGCAAGTAGGGGAGTTCTAGAAAAGTTCAAGCGGTTTGCTTGCTCCATCTCTTCTCCATCTTCCACAAAAGCTGTCTGGTCTTTGCTCTGTATCCTTGATCCTTCAATTGGCCGTTGAGCTGACCCCTCCCTTTCATTCTCAGATTGCTCAGCAACTGTTTGAAGATGCTGCACTGGTCTCTGATAATCACAAGGAGCTGATTCCCCATTCTCCACAACAAACTTACTTCCACTATCTTCTGTACCAATTGATTGATGTGAGATACATTCGACTTTCCCATTGGGCCCAAGGGGGCTGGGTCTATCTCTCTGCTTCCGATCACGTATCACTGATCTAATCTTTCTTGGAGACACTGGTAAAACCCCATTAGACCAAATGGGTGTGTTTTGATTTGGAATAAGGGACCCACTTTGTTCATGCCCATCTTCTCTAACTGGAGAACTGTTTGGAGCTTGAAGCAGAGATTTTGTGGGACCCGCCTCATAAATTGGTGGTGGCGTCTTCGCCTGACAGGCATTCTTCAATATTGAGCGTATAAGATTATTGTGCAGCGGCAGATTCTCCCTTCCGAGCAAGCGAAAACATGACTTATCAAACTCACTCTTACTCAGCTTCTGACTCAAAAATCGATTCAGATAGTAAAAATACTTCTTTGACCTCTCAACTCCAATCTTCTTCACTATCTGAGTTCTCAATTCAACCAAATCAACTCTGGAGCTCTGATGAGGTAGCATTTCTCATGAAAAAGATTCATACACCATCCAAAAACAGAACCACAAAACCCCAAAACCCCCAATCACACACTCAATTACCGTTATTTTCACCTCCCCGATAACAAAATTCACACACCCACATATCAAATTAAACGCAAATCAACAGTCAACCTCTGCTTATCTCTAGCACAAACAGTCCCAAACACCACCATTCACCAAAATCACAAAAACCCAAGATTCTCAACCTGGGAAACAGCTATTTCGGTTTCCAGACAACCCAAAAGTCGCCTGCCAACAACCCATACAATGCAAACCCAAATCTCATCTTTACAAAATCCAAAACCCTAAGAGATCAAACTCACTAAAAAATACTCAATCCAAATCACCCAGAACCAAAACCAATTCATTCAAACACACAATAAATCAAAACCCTAACTTCAAATCACCAAACTTTATATGCACAACAAAatcctttctcttctttcacCACTGCAccattcaaaataacaaaaacccatTTCAGTTTTCACATTATTTCACACAATTCACAAGCTAACAAGTTCAAATTTTGACTAATTTAACTTAATAAACAGAGATCAGTAAAAGAAACTAAACAGAGCccgttaaaaaaattgacaccaAAACAACAATGAAGTGCAAAAGGCAAACTTTAAGAGTGTAAAGTTAATGGGTTTTAAAGATTAATTgagtaaatatttaaaaaaactaacctttGATTAAACTTCACCAAAATTGGAGAGTGAGAGCTTGATTCTTGGCTTGTTTTCTTGGGTTTTCAATGTAGTTTTTTCTGTGTTGTTGATTTGAAAAGAGGGCCAAAGAAAGAGAGGTTTTCTTGGCTTTGAGAGTGTTAGCTAGCTTGATCGCTCCTTTTTGCTGCTAATTTAGTGTAATAAATagtttcttttcctctctctctctctctctctctctttgtttttgtgttttattttcttggtttctctctgtgtttctttctctctct is a genomic window of Populus alba chromosome 18, ASM523922v2, whole genome shotgun sequence containing:
- the LOC118059403 gene encoding uncharacterized protein; its protein translation is MLPHQSSRVDLVELRTQIVKKIGVERSKKYFYYLNRFLSQKLSKSEFDKSCFRLLGRENLPLHNNLIRSILKNACQAKTPPPIYEAGPTKSLLQAPNSSPVREDGHEQSGSLIPNQNTPIWSNGVLPVSPRKIRSVIRDRKQRDRPSPLGPNGKVECISHQSIGTEDSGSKFVVENGESAPCDYQRPVQHLQTVAEQSENEREGSAQRPIEGSRIQSKDQTAFVEDGEEMEQANRLNFSRTPLLAPLGIPFCSASAGGARKTMPVASSGDFVRYYDSGELSDSEMLRKRMEQIAAAQGLGGVTMECANRLNNMLDLYLKRLIKSCVELVGARSLHDPRKHPVHKQQAQKVINRMWASNHMHMQSSSGPVEGTQEQRQHSSISMLDFKVAMELNPQQLGEDWPLLLEKICMHSFED